A genomic region of Mycolicibacterium poriferae contains the following coding sequences:
- a CDS encoding NAD(P)H-dependent amine dehydrogenase family protein, with protein sequence MTGTSTTTGTIRVFQVATGNVGSEMIKRIATQPDLELVGVHCYSPEKVGRDAGELAGIAPNGVTATGTIDEIIAAKPDVLTFHGVFPDEDLYVRILEAGIDIVTTADWITGWHRDTNHPHPSGKPVTQLLQEACEKGGATFYGTGMNPGVNQILGVVCSADVADIENVTTIESVDVSCHHSKDTWIEVGYGQPVDDPEIPGKLEKYTRVFADSVLMMADCFGLTLDEVKFSYELGACTKDVDLGWYRLPKGSLGGNYIRYQGMVDGVPRVETHLEWQMTPHTDPSWDIKGCYITQIKGDPNIYNKHMIFPKPGVDLSDPASFASIGMTVTGMPALNAIKSVVAAPPGIITSADLPLRGFAGRFKL encoded by the coding sequence ATGACGGGCACGAGCACGACGACCGGCACGATCAGGGTGTTCCAGGTGGCCACAGGCAACGTCGGCTCCGAGATGATCAAGCGCATCGCCACCCAACCCGACCTCGAACTCGTCGGCGTGCACTGCTATTCGCCGGAAAAGGTCGGCCGCGATGCCGGCGAACTCGCCGGCATCGCACCCAACGGCGTCACCGCCACCGGCACGATCGACGAGATCATCGCAGCCAAACCCGACGTCCTCACCTTTCACGGGGTGTTCCCCGACGAGGATCTGTACGTGCGGATCCTCGAAGCCGGCATCGACATCGTCACCACCGCCGACTGGATCACCGGTTGGCACCGTGACACCAACCATCCGCACCCGTCGGGCAAGCCCGTCACCCAACTGCTGCAGGAGGCCTGCGAGAAGGGCGGCGCCACCTTCTACGGGACCGGGATGAACCCGGGGGTGAACCAGATTCTCGGCGTGGTGTGCTCGGCCGACGTGGCGGACATCGAGAACGTCACGACCATCGAATCGGTCGACGTGTCGTGCCATCACTCCAAGGACACCTGGATCGAGGTCGGATACGGCCAGCCCGTGGACGATCCGGAGATCCCGGGCAAGCTCGAGAAGTACACCCGGGTGTTCGCCGACAGCGTGCTGATGATGGCCGACTGTTTCGGCCTCACGCTCGACGAGGTGAAGTTCAGCTACGAATTGGGCGCCTGCACCAAGGACGTCGACCTGGGCTGGTACCGGCTGCCGAAGGGATCGCTGGGCGGCAACTACATCCGCTACCAGGGCATGGTCGACGGGGTTCCGCGGGTGGAGACCCACCTGGAGTGGCAGATGACGCCCCACACCGACCCGAGCTGGGACATCAAGGGCTGCTACATCACTCAGATCAAGGGTGATCCGAACATCTACAACAAGCACATGATCTTCCCCAAGCCCGGAGTCGACCTGTCCGATCCGGCGAGCTTCGCGTCGATCGGCATGACGGTCACCGGGATGCCCGCGCTGAACGCGATCAAGTCGGTGGTGGCCGCCCCGCCGGGCATCATCACCAGCGCCGACCTGCCGCTACGGGGATTCGCCGGGCGCTTCAAGCTCTGA
- a CDS encoding cytochrome P450, whose translation MTVHDTDLGLALFADEHIQDPYPLYARMLATAPVHRVGDSGFYAVCGWDAVADAVARPQDFSSNLTGTMVYQSDGTVGTFPMDDLGGPSQVLAIADDPDHALHRRKLVPQLAAKRIHTLEAFVTAATERLWDDQVRDGHIEWMSAIANRLPMLVVCRLLGVPDEDAEQLAGWGYASTQLLEGLVSQEQLAGAGTAAMQLAQYVAEKFDQQAADPQDTLMGALARDCAAGELDVMTAQMMMITLFGAGGESTASLIGSATALLATRPELQHRLRNDRSLVPVFLEETLRFEPPFRGHYRHVLRDCTLAGHELPAGARLILLWGAANRDPAHIDAPGEFRLDRPNAKSHLAFGKGVHFCVGAALARTEARIVLEHLLTNTRWVEAEATGRWLPSLLVRRLERLALRVD comes from the coding sequence CCCTATCCGCTGTATGCCCGGATGCTGGCCACCGCGCCTGTCCACCGGGTCGGCGACTCCGGCTTCTACGCGGTCTGTGGTTGGGACGCGGTCGCCGACGCGGTGGCCCGCCCGCAGGATTTCTCGTCCAATCTGACCGGGACCATGGTGTATCAGTCCGACGGCACCGTCGGCACGTTCCCGATGGACGACCTCGGCGGTCCCTCCCAGGTACTGGCCATCGCCGACGACCCCGACCATGCGCTGCATCGCAGGAAGCTGGTTCCGCAGTTGGCGGCCAAGCGGATCCACACCCTCGAGGCCTTCGTGACCGCCGCGACCGAGCGGCTGTGGGATGACCAGGTGCGCGACGGTCACATCGAATGGATGTCGGCGATCGCCAACCGGCTACCCATGCTGGTGGTGTGCCGCCTGCTCGGGGTGCCCGACGAGGACGCCGAGCAATTGGCCGGATGGGGTTACGCCAGTACCCAACTCCTCGAGGGGCTGGTCAGCCAGGAGCAGCTCGCCGGGGCGGGCACGGCGGCGATGCAGTTGGCGCAGTACGTGGCCGAGAAGTTCGACCAGCAGGCGGCAGATCCGCAGGACACCCTGATGGGCGCGCTGGCACGCGACTGCGCCGCCGGCGAACTGGACGTGATGACAGCGCAGATGATGATGATCACGCTGTTCGGAGCGGGCGGGGAATCGACCGCATCGCTGATCGGCTCGGCCACCGCGCTCCTCGCCACCCGACCCGAGCTGCAGCACCGGCTTCGCAACGACCGCAGCCTCGTCCCGGTGTTCCTCGAGGAGACACTGCGATTCGAGCCGCCGTTTCGGGGCCATTACCGTCATGTGCTGCGTGACTGCACGTTGGCCGGCCACGAGTTGCCGGCGGGGGCGAGGTTGATTCTGTTGTGGGGTGCGGCCAATCGCGACCCGGCCCACATCGATGCGCCCGGGGAGTTTCGCCTCGACCGTCCGAACGCCAAGAGCCACCTCGCATTCGGCAAGGGCGTGCACTTCTGCGTCGGGGCGGCACTGGCCCGCACGGAAGCCAGGATCGTGCTCGAACACCTGTTGACGAACACGCGGTGGGTCGAGGCCGAGGCCACCGGGCGGTGGCTGCCCAGCCTGCTGGTGCGTCGGTTGGAGAGACTTGCTCTGCGCGTCGACTGA